Proteins encoded together in one bacterium window:
- a CDS encoding flagellar FlbD family protein, translating to MIKLTRLNGREFFLNPHQIENMEANPDTTITLISGTKYIVKENIETIISRIIEYRKKMGMFGNED from the coding sequence ATGATTAAACTAACTCGACTTAATGGTCGTGAATTTTTTCTTAACCCACATCAAATCGAAAATATGGAAGCTAACCCTGATACCACGATAACCCTTATCTCCGGAACCAAATATATCGTGAAAGAAAATATTGAGACAATAATTTCAAGAATTATAGAATATCGGAAAAAGATGGGGATGTTTGGAAATGAAGATTGA